A DNA window from Acinetobacter sp. 10FS3-1 contains the following coding sequences:
- the pncA gene encoding bifunctional nicotinamidase/pyrazinamidase, whose amino-acid sequence MMHNAALIVVDVQRGFTPGGNLAVAHADQIIPNINRLGQYFDNIVLTQDWHPADHISFASNHFGKAVYQTIQLDYGPQVLWPSHCVQGTPDAELHPDLHLPQAQLIIRKGFHRQIDSYSAFLEADQKTTTGLAGYLRERHINTVFIVGIATDFCVAWTAMDARKLGFNAYVIADATKGIDLNGSLQHAWQDMLAQGVKRIYLKDILDAA is encoded by the coding sequence ATAATGCACAATGCAGCTTTAATCGTGGTGGATGTACAGCGAGGATTTACACCGGGAGGCAATCTGGCGGTTGCACATGCAGATCAGATTATTCCAAATATCAATCGATTGGGACAGTATTTTGACAATATTGTCCTGACCCAAGACTGGCACCCGGCAGATCATATTTCTTTTGCAAGCAATCATTTTGGTAAAGCGGTTTATCAGACCATTCAGCTGGACTATGGTCCTCAGGTGTTGTGGCCAAGCCATTGTGTGCAGGGTACTCCAGATGCGGAGCTGCATCCGGATTTACATCTGCCTCAGGCCCAACTGATTATCCGCAAAGGATTTCATCGCCAGATCGACAGCTATTCTGCCTTTTTAGAAGCAGATCAAAAAACCACTACAGGTCTGGCGGGTTATTTGCGCGAACGTCATATTAATACGGTTTTTATCGTCGGGATTGCGACAGATTTTTGTGTGGCCTGGACCGCGATGGATGCCCGCAAGCTGGGGTTTAATGCCTATGTGATTGCTGATGCCACCAAGGGTATTGATCTGAACGGTTCCTTGCAACATGCCTGGCAGGACATGCTGGCACAGGGCGTTAAACGGATTTATCTAAAAGATATACTGGATGCAGCCTGA
- a CDS encoding bile acid:sodium symporter family protein, with amino-acid sequence MSALLQFSQFVQKTFALWVILFSAIALMLPDLFVWLRAYIPWMLGLIMFGMGMTMTLGDFKSVLQSPKAVAIGVVAQFLVMPGLAFLLCQLFRLPAEIAVGVILVGCCPGGTASNVITYMARGNTALSVACTSVSTLLAPILTPIMFYLLASQWIEINAWSMLISILQVVLFPIFLGLMVRAVLKTRVEAYIQVMPLVSVLAIVAIVAAIIAGSKTQILESGLMILGIVALHNGLGYLLGYWASRLFKLAEIDCRAVAVEVGMQNSGLGVALAATHFAASPVTAVPSAIFSLWHNISGPALATYWASRQAETTTHKLD; translated from the coding sequence ATGTCAGCACTGCTCCAATTTAGCCAGTTTGTCCAAAAAACCTTTGCTTTGTGGGTCATCCTGTTTTCAGCGATTGCCTTGATGCTGCCGGATCTCTTTGTCTGGTTACGTGCCTATATTCCGTGGATGTTGGGGCTGATCATGTTTGGTATGGGCATGACCATGACCTTGGGCGATTTTAAAAGCGTCTTGCAGAGTCCGAAGGCTGTCGCGATTGGCGTTGTGGCCCAGTTTCTGGTAATGCCCGGGCTGGCTTTTTTACTCTGTCAGTTGTTCCGGCTTCCTGCTGAAATTGCAGTCGGTGTGATTCTGGTCGGCTGCTGTCCGGGAGGAACGGCCTCGAATGTCATTACCTATATGGCCCGAGGCAACACGGCGCTGTCGGTGGCTTGTACCTCAGTTTCAACCTTATTGGCACCAATTCTGACACCGATCATGTTTTATCTGCTGGCAAGTCAATGGATTGAGATCAATGCCTGGTCGATGCTGATCTCAATTTTGCAGGTGGTGTTATTTCCAATTTTCTTGGGCTTGATGGTTCGGGCAGTGTTAAAGACCAGGGTCGAAGCCTATATTCAGGTTATGCCACTGGTTTCAGTACTGGCGATTGTGGCGATTGTGGCTGCAATTATTGCCGGCAGTAAAACCCAGATTTTGGAATCCGGCTTGATGATTTTAGGAATTGTGGCCTTACATAACGGACTGGGCTATTTACTGGGTTATTGGGCCAGCCGCCTGTTTAAGCTGGCAGAAATAGACTGTCGTGCCGTTGCCGTTGAAGTGGGTATGCAAAATTCCGGGCTGGGCGTGGCTTTGGCTGCTACTCATTTTGCAGCGTCTCCGGTCACTGCTGTACCGAGTGCTATTTTCAGTTTATGGCACAATATTTCTGGACCGGCTCTGGCGACTTACTGGGCGTCAAGACAGGCTGAAACAACCACCCATAAGCTGGACTAG